The following are encoded in a window of Roseimaritima ulvae genomic DNA:
- the ffh gene encoding signal recognition particle protein encodes MFDSLSEGLQSAFKSLRGKGKLTESNMREGLQTVEQAMLEADVSYPVVQDFMQHVTERALGKRVLLSLRPHEELVRIVYDELVSILGPVDSSLHLKKSGCTVLMLCGLQGSGKTTTCGKLSQLLLEQKITPTLVAADLQRPAAIEQLHVIGRQLDVPVYSNPDEKDPVKVCQAGVKHAEANGSRVVILDTAGRLAIDQELMAELSRIDKKVSPDQVYLVVDGMTGQDAVNSAGAFNAELELDGVVMTKLDGDARGGALLSVKNVTGVPIKFIGTGEHFDALEPFRPEGMASRILQMGDMVAAAREAHRIVDEDEREKLEEMMASGEMTLDDFKKLMEKIAKPGLMGKMMGLIPGMGQMKEMLNNEDVSGGVKQTIGLINSMTKAERRDPKIIDTSRRTRIAAGAGVQPPMVNQLVKQFEQMKPLMKMMAGGSAADRMQMMRQMQSGGMMNSPSMGLKTKQSTGKRLSPAQKAKQRKLREKELRRKRRGK; translated from the coding sequence ATGTTCGATTCGCTCTCAGAAGGCCTCCAATCCGCCTTTAAAAGCTTGCGCGGCAAGGGCAAGCTGACCGAGAGTAATATGCGAGAGGGGCTGCAGACGGTCGAGCAGGCGATGCTCGAGGCCGATGTTAGCTATCCGGTTGTCCAGGATTTCATGCAGCACGTCACCGAGCGTGCCTTGGGCAAACGCGTGCTGCTGAGTTTGCGGCCGCATGAGGAACTGGTGCGGATCGTCTATGACGAACTGGTTTCTATCCTCGGTCCGGTCGATTCCTCGCTGCATCTGAAGAAAAGCGGCTGCACGGTGCTGATGCTGTGCGGGCTGCAGGGTTCGGGAAAAACCACCACCTGCGGCAAGCTTTCGCAGTTGCTGCTGGAACAGAAGATCACCCCCACGCTGGTTGCCGCCGACTTGCAGCGACCGGCCGCCATCGAGCAATTGCACGTCATCGGCCGTCAGCTGGACGTACCGGTGTACAGCAATCCGGACGAAAAAGACCCGGTTAAGGTCTGTCAGGCCGGAGTCAAGCACGCCGAAGCCAACGGTTCGCGAGTCGTCATTCTGGACACCGCCGGCCGACTGGCGATCGATCAAGAGTTGATGGCCGAGCTCAGCCGGATCGACAAGAAAGTCAGTCCCGACCAGGTTTACCTGGTCGTCGACGGCATGACCGGTCAAGACGCCGTGAACAGTGCCGGCGCCTTCAACGCCGAACTGGAACTCGACGGCGTCGTGATGACCAAACTGGACGGCGACGCTCGCGGCGGAGCGTTGTTGTCGGTCAAGAACGTGACCGGTGTGCCGATCAAATTCATCGGTACCGGCGAACACTTCGACGCCTTGGAACCGTTCCGGCCCGAGGGCATGGCCAGCCGGATCCTGCAAATGGGCGATATGGTCGCCGCCGCTCGCGAAGCGCATCGGATCGTCGACGAAGATGAGCGGGAGAAGCTGGAAGAGATGATGGCCTCCGGCGAAATGACGCTGGATGACTTCAAGAAGTTAATGGAGAAGATCGCCAAGCCCGGGCTGATGGGCAAGATGATGGGGCTGATCCCTGGCATGGGCCAGATGAAGGAGATGCTGAACAACGAGGACGTCAGCGGCGGCGTCAAGCAAACCATCGGCCTGATCAATAGCATGACCAAAGCCGAACGCCGCGATCCTAAGATCATCGACACCAGCCGCCGCACGCGGATCGCAGCCGGAGCCGGCGTGCAGCCACCGATGGTCAATCAGCTGGTCAAGCAGTTCGAGCAGATGAAGCCGCTGATGAAAATGATGGCCGGCGGCAGCGCCGCGGACCGCATGCAGATGATGCGTCAAATGCAATCCGGCGGCATGATGAACTCGCCCTCAATGGGTTTAAAAACCAAACAGAGCACCGGCAAGCGATTAAGCCCGGCGCAAAAAGCCAAACAACGCAAATTGCGAGAGAAAGAGTTACGCCGTAAGCGTCGCGGTAAATAG
- the rpsP gene encoding 30S ribosomal protein S16: MAVRIRLKKMGRAHRPFFRLCAIDQRSPRDGRVIEELGQYDPMAPETDARAILKGERISYWLSVGAQPSDKAGVLIKKYGENGTHLEQQKAALERLAQRKNYEWTPPPAAPAKPAKQEEPAAEEAAASEETAAEAGGEETPAETTE; the protein is encoded by the coding sequence GTGGCAGTACGTATTCGATTGAAAAAGATGGGCCGCGCCCACCGTCCCTTTTTTCGCCTCTGTGCGATCGACCAACGCTCCCCCCGGGACGGACGCGTGATCGAAGAACTGGGACAATACGACCCGATGGCTCCCGAAACCGATGCCCGCGCCATTCTCAAAGGCGAACGGATCAGTTACTGGCTCAGCGTCGGAGCTCAGCCCAGCGATAAGGCCGGAGTACTGATCAAGAAGTACGGGGAAAACGGGACCCACCTGGAACAACAAAAGGCCGCTCTGGAACGACTGGCCCAACGCAAAAATTACGAATGGACGCCGCCCCCGGCAGCGCCCGCCAAACCGGCCAAGCAGGAAGAACCCGCTGCCGAAGAAGCGGCTGCCAGCGAAGAAACGGCTGCCGAAGCCGGCGGTGAAGAGACTCCCGCCGAAACCACCGAATAG
- the trmD gene encoding tRNA (guanosine(37)-N1)-methyltransferase TrmD — MRFDIVTLFPAIFDGYLTQSLLNKAIQRDLVEIHRHDLRDWSNDPKHHKIDDRPFGGGPGMLIQVQPTVECVEEVERACDVPARRILLTPQGRKLDQRLAEDLATSPRLLLMCGRYEGFDQRVMDILQPEEISVGDFVLNGGEVAAMIVVDAVVRLIPGVLGDEQSSFDDSFSRGNRMLEFPQYTRPREFRGHSVPQVLLDGDHQRIAAWRADASRTRTAERRRDLLEPTPDDDPQLP, encoded by the coding sequence ATGCGGTTTGACATCGTTACCCTGTTCCCGGCAATCTTTGATGGCTATCTGACCCAGAGCCTGCTGAATAAAGCGATTCAGCGAGATCTGGTGGAAATCCATCGACATGATTTGCGCGATTGGTCGAACGATCCCAAACACCACAAAATCGACGACCGTCCTTTTGGCGGCGGCCCGGGCATGCTGATTCAAGTCCAACCGACCGTGGAATGTGTGGAGGAAGTAGAACGCGCCTGCGATGTGCCGGCTCGACGAATTTTGTTGACGCCGCAAGGCCGCAAGCTGGACCAACGTCTGGCCGAAGACCTTGCCACCAGCCCTCGACTGCTGCTGATGTGCGGCCGCTACGAAGGCTTCGATCAACGGGTCATGGATATCCTCCAGCCCGAAGAGATCAGCGTCGGCGATTTTGTCCTGAACGGTGGCGAAGTAGCCGCGATGATTGTTGTCGACGCGGTCGTGCGGTTGATTCCGGGCGTCCTGGGCGACGAGCAGAGTAGTTTTGATGATTCGTTCAGCCGCGGTAATCGGATGCTGGAATTCCCCCAGTACACGCGTCCCCGCGAATTTCGCGGACACAGCGTGCCCCAAGTGCTGCTCGACGGCGATCACCAACGCATCGCCGCCTGGCGTGCCGACGCCAGCCGAACCCGCACAGCCGAACGCCGCCGAGACCTACTCGAACCAACGCCGGACGACGATCCCCAACTTCCGTAA
- the rplS gene encoding 50S ribosomal protein L19 yields MTHKIMELVEKSSLKDDVPQFDIGDTVDVHTKILEGDKERIQVFSGTVIARSGDGTREMFTVRRIVAGEGVERKFPLHSPRVAKVEVKRSSVVRRAKLYFLRDRVGKAVRLKERRRS; encoded by the coding sequence ATGACCCACAAAATCATGGAACTGGTAGAAAAGTCCAGTTTGAAAGACGACGTACCGCAGTTCGACATCGGCGACACCGTCGACGTCCACACCAAGATTCTGGAAGGCGACAAAGAACGTATCCAGGTATTCTCCGGCACCGTCATCGCACGCAGTGGCGACGGCACCCGGGAAATGTTCACCGTCCGCCGCATCGTCGCCGGCGAAGGTGTGGAACGCAAATTCCCGCTGCACAGCCCTCGCGTGGCCAAAGTGGAAGTCAAGCGCAGCAGCGTCGTACGTCGCGCCAAACTGTACTTCCTCCGCGACCGCGTCGGTAAAGCCGTGCGTCTGAAAGAGCGACGCCGCAGCTAA
- a CDS encoding YraN family protein, whose amino-acid sequence MSIRSLLENASRRYSDWRFGKIDPAAPLGRRGEQAAARLLRQKRYKVIAESESDRAGEIDLIAVDGRTIVFVEVKTLSSTKPGHPADRVDDAKQGRITRAALRFLKRHHLLEHRARFDVVAVWWPAGDDAPSRLQHYENAFEAQGDGQWFA is encoded by the coding sequence ATGTCGATCCGATCCCTGCTGGAAAACGCCAGTCGCCGCTATAGCGACTGGCGTTTTGGCAAGATCGACCCCGCTGCGCCGCTCGGCCGCCGCGGCGAACAAGCCGCCGCACGCTTGCTGCGGCAAAAGCGTTACAAGGTGATCGCTGAAAGCGAAAGTGATCGAGCCGGCGAAATCGACCTGATCGCCGTCGATGGACGCACGATCGTATTCGTGGAAGTCAAAACGCTCTCCAGCACCAAGCCCGGCCATCCCGCCGATCGCGTCGACGACGCCAAGCAGGGCCGCATCACCCGCGCCGCCCTGCGGTTTCTCAAACGCCATCACCTGCTGGAACACCGCGCCCGCTTCGACGTGGTCGCCGTCTGGTGGCCCGCCGGCGATGACGCCCCCAGCCGCCTGCAGCATTACGAGAATGCCTTTGAGGCGCAGGGCGATGGGCAATGGTTTGCCTGA
- the queC gene encoding 7-cyano-7-deazaguanine synthase QueC, translated as MSAKAERRPAVVLLSGGLDSATCLAIANHEGFAVHAISFRYGQRHQYELDCARTLSQQLGAVSHRVVDINLAQFGGSALTDDAIDVPKSDSVDALAGGIPVTYVPARNTVFLSLALALAETLDCRDLFVGVNALDYSGYPDCRPEFIEAFERMANLATRIGVEQPGAIRIHAPLLHWTKAQIIAKGVELGVDYAATNSCYDPGEQGTPCGRCDACLLRSKGFEENGLVDPGAGDKETRRQGDKETRR; from the coding sequence ATGTCTGCAAAGGCGGAGCGACGTCCGGCGGTGGTCTTGTTGTCCGGAGGCTTGGACAGCGCCACCTGTCTGGCGATCGCCAACCACGAAGGCTTTGCGGTCCACGCGATCAGTTTTCGCTACGGCCAGCGGCATCAATATGAGCTGGACTGCGCGCGGACGCTAAGCCAGCAGTTGGGGGCCGTCTCGCACCGCGTCGTGGACATCAATCTGGCTCAGTTCGGTGGCTCGGCCCTTACCGACGACGCCATCGACGTGCCCAAAAGCGATTCGGTAGACGCCCTGGCCGGTGGCATCCCGGTGACCTACGTGCCGGCGCGTAATACCGTGTTTCTTTCCCTGGCTTTGGCGCTGGCCGAAACGCTGGACTGCCGTGACCTGTTTGTGGGCGTCAATGCGCTCGACTACAGCGGCTATCCCGACTGCCGGCCGGAATTTATCGAAGCCTTTGAACGGATGGCCAATCTGGCCACCCGAATCGGCGTCGAGCAACCCGGAGCGATCCGCATCCACGCGCCGCTGCTGCACTGGACCAAAGCCCAGATCATCGCCAAAGGCGTCGAGTTGGGCGTGGATTACGCGGCCACTAATTCCTGCTATGACCCCGGCGAGCAGGGGACGCCTTGCGGTCGCTGTGACGCGTGTTTGCTGCGCAGCAAAGGGTTCGAAGAGAACGGGTTGGTGGATCCGGGGGCGGGAGACAAGGAGACAAGGAGACAAGGAGACAAGGAGACAAGGAGATAG
- a CDS encoding peptidylprolyl isomerase, whose translation MTVWTLRATLPLCVASFLAGLCLLHSLPAAAQQPSNDLVAVVNADPITRDQLGQEAVRRHGAEVVDEMVNRYLIVQACKAKGIQISGQQVQDEVIRIAKKFGLTTEAYLQLLLEERDFTPQQYSKDVVWPMLSLRALVADEVQVSEAEIRKAMESQFGEAVKCRMIMVGSRAKADQLRQLAVQKPHEFGALAMRESEDETSASVHGLIPPIRRHTGDAEFENMAFALKDGEISKVYPLGDQWVILQSVRHMPASYPAEHALPMVRQQISDRIADEKVRVAASKLFSKLQQEANVIIVLGDEAQTKKYPGVAAIINGQKLTVATVAAECIERHGAAVLEGEVNRKLLTQALRKADRRVEQADIDEEVRRAAVSFGYVDAQGNADVETWMQAMLGDADANARELYLRDSVWPTVALKKLVEGQVDVTQEDLRKGFEANYGPRCEILACVLGDQRTAQKVWDMARANPTDKFFGELAHQYSIEPMSQSNFGRVPPLARHNGQDTLEREAFKLKPGGVEAMSGIISTGAERWVIMRCVGYTDPVVTKFDDTVREELTRTIFEKKQRLAMADTMDSLKESAQIDNFLAKRTQLGSRVRQVSNTEKR comes from the coding sequence ATGACCGTGTGGACTCTACGTGCGACGTTGCCACTGTGCGTGGCAAGCTTTCTTGCCGGCCTGTGCCTACTGCACAGCCTGCCCGCCGCGGCCCAGCAACCATCCAATGATCTGGTGGCGGTCGTCAACGCTGACCCCATCACCCGCGACCAACTAGGCCAAGAAGCGGTCCGCCGCCACGGCGCCGAAGTGGTCGACGAAATGGTCAATCGCTACCTGATCGTGCAGGCCTGCAAAGCCAAAGGCATTCAGATCAGCGGCCAACAGGTGCAGGACGAAGTGATCCGCATCGCTAAGAAATTTGGACTGACCACCGAAGCCTATCTGCAACTGCTGCTTGAAGAACGCGACTTCACGCCGCAACAGTACAGCAAAGACGTCGTCTGGCCGATGCTCTCGCTGCGAGCCTTGGTGGCCGACGAAGTTCAGGTCAGCGAAGCCGAAATCCGCAAAGCCATGGAAAGCCAATTTGGCGAAGCCGTCAAATGCCGCATGATCATGGTCGGCAGCCGCGCCAAAGCGGACCAGCTGCGTCAGTTAGCCGTCCAGAAGCCGCACGAATTTGGCGCCTTGGCGATGCGAGAAAGCGAAGATGAGACCAGCGCCAGCGTGCACGGCCTGATCCCGCCGATTCGCCGCCACACCGGTGACGCCGAATTTGAAAACATGGCGTTTGCCCTGAAAGATGGCGAAATCTCCAAGGTCTATCCGCTGGGTGATCAGTGGGTGATCCTGCAGTCGGTCCGCCACATGCCCGCGTCCTACCCCGCCGAACACGCCTTACCGATGGTCCGGCAACAGATCTCCGACCGCATCGCCGACGAAAAAGTCCGTGTCGCCGCGTCCAAGCTGTTCAGCAAACTGCAGCAGGAAGCCAACGTGATCATCGTGTTGGGTGACGAAGCACAAACCAAGAAATACCCCGGAGTGGCCGCGATCATCAACGGCCAGAAGCTGACCGTCGCCACGGTCGCCGCCGAATGCATCGAACGCCATGGTGCGGCCGTGCTGGAAGGTGAAGTGAACCGCAAACTGTTGACGCAGGCTCTTCGCAAAGCCGACCGACGCGTCGAACAGGCCGACATCGATGAAGAAGTTCGCCGCGCCGCGGTCTCGTTTGGCTACGTCGACGCCCAAGGCAACGCCGACGTGGAGACTTGGATGCAGGCCATGTTAGGCGATGCCGATGCCAACGCTCGCGAACTGTACCTGCGTGATTCGGTATGGCCCACCGTGGCCCTGAAAAAACTGGTCGAAGGCCAGGTCGACGTCACGCAGGAAGACCTCCGCAAAGGCTTCGAAGCCAACTACGGACCTCGCTGCGAAATCCTGGCCTGCGTGCTGGGTGATCAACGCACCGCACAAAAAGTCTGGGACATGGCACGTGCCAACCCGACCGACAAGTTCTTTGGCGAACTGGCTCATCAGTATTCGATCGAACCGATGAGCCAAAGCAACTTTGGCCGCGTCCCCCCGCTGGCCCGTCACAACGGCCAGGACACGCTGGAACGCGAAGCCTTCAAACTGAAACCCGGCGGTGTGGAAGCGATGAGCGGGATTATCTCGACCGGTGCCGAACGCTGGGTGATCATGCGTTGCGTGGGCTACACCGATCCGGTGGTCACCAAATTCGACGATACCGTCCGCGAAGAACTGACTCGCACGATCTTCGAAAAGAAACAGCGTCTGGCCATGGCCGACACCATGGACAGCCTGAAGGAATCCGCCCAGATCGACAATTTCCTGGCCAAACGCACCCAATTGGGCAGCCGGGTCCGCCAGGTTTCCAACACCGAAAAGCGTTAG
- a CDS encoding aminotransferase class I/II-fold pyridoxal phosphate-dependent enzyme gives MSDAINLDGPAIESPSVDPAESATAKQSVPVKVAGRVDRLPPYMFGRINAMLYQKRRDGSDVIDLGMGNPSDPPDPIVVAKLAEAAADERNHGYSKSNGIANLRREVASKYYRKYGARLDPESEIIACLGSKEGFSHMCLALMGPGDTAMIPAPYFPIHMYGVILASGNVVSLDVADPDKFLSNVAYTCENLTPRPKVLIVNYPHNPSSATIDPSFFVEVVRLARKYQFMVLHDFAYADIAFDGYQPPSFLAVDGAKEVGVEFTTMSKGYNMAGWRVGFCAGNAEMIRALGTIKGYYDYGMFQAIQIAAIVALRETEAAVEAQSVVYQKRRDVLVNGLRRLGWKVTPPKAGMFVWAEVPEQWRKAMSTMDFAMMLLEQGDVAVSPGSGFGPAGEGYLRLALVENQQRLRQAIRQIGRCLEKASAAQA, from the coding sequence ATGAGTGACGCTATTAATCTTGACGGGCCGGCCATCGAATCGCCGTCGGTCGACCCCGCTGAATCCGCTACGGCCAAACAGAGTGTCCCGGTCAAAGTGGCCGGCCGCGTCGATCGCTTGCCGCCCTACATGTTCGGCCGCATCAACGCCATGCTGTACCAAAAGCGTCGCGATGGCAGCGACGTGATCGACCTGGGCATGGGCAACCCTTCAGATCCGCCCGATCCGATCGTGGTGGCCAAACTGGCCGAAGCCGCCGCCGATGAACGCAACCACGGCTACAGCAAGTCCAACGGGATCGCCAACCTGCGACGTGAGGTGGCCAGCAAGTACTATCGCAAGTACGGCGCCCGCCTGGATCCTGAATCGGAAATCATCGCCTGCCTGGGTAGCAAGGAAGGCTTCTCGCACATGTGCCTGGCGCTGATGGGACCGGGCGATACCGCGATGATCCCTGCGCCGTATTTCCCGATTCACATGTACGGCGTGATCCTGGCTTCGGGCAACGTGGTTTCGTTGGACGTGGCCGATCCCGACAAATTTCTGTCCAACGTCGCCTACACCTGCGAAAACCTGACGCCACGGCCCAAGGTGCTGATCGTCAACTATCCCCACAATCCCTCTTCGGCCACGATCGATCCCTCGTTTTTCGTCGAGGTCGTTCGTTTGGCGCGGAAGTACCAGTTCATGGTGCTACACGATTTTGCATACGCCGACATCGCCTTTGATGGCTACCAACCGCCCAGCTTTCTGGCCGTCGACGGAGCCAAGGAGGTGGGCGTCGAATTTACGACGATGAGCAAGGGCTACAACATGGCCGGCTGGCGAGTCGGATTCTGTGCCGGCAACGCCGAAATGATCCGAGCCTTGGGAACCATCAAGGGCTACTACGATTACGGCATGTTCCAAGCCATCCAGATCGCGGCCATCGTGGCTCTGCGAGAAACCGAGGCAGCCGTCGAAGCCCAATCGGTGGTCTACCAAAAACGCCGCGACGTGCTGGTCAACGGCTTGCGGCGACTGGGCTGGAAAGTGACACCTCCCAAAGCCGGGATGTTCGTCTGGGCCGAAGTCCCCGAGCAATGGCGGAAGGCGATGAGCACCATGGACTTTGCCATGATGCTGCTCGAACAAGGCGATGTGGCGGTCAGCCCCGGCAGCGGATTTGGACCGGCCGGCGAAGGCTATCTGCGGTTGGCGCTGGTGGAAAACCAACAACGCCTCCGCCAAGCCATCCGCCAAATCGGCCGCTGCCTGGAAAAAGCCAGCGCAGCCCAAGCGTAA
- a CDS encoding DUF1559 domain-containing protein: MLRKRGFTLVELLVVIAIIGVLVGLLLPAVQAAREAARRMSCSNNCKQLGLALHTFHDTYGHFPPGAQENVYPEPKSASGPTYIKGTSWLVFILPNIEQQAIYEQYDFTQPYTAEVNNIVGNYEIPGYKCPSGADNRSTNGAERTDDGTFNHTTHYYGVMGPSSRANPSLNVYNGTTYRYVVGAATNNGAYATDGALQQYRDNPGSVTTKHRVKFATILDGTSNTLMVAERSISLPPGQTNDYRSWVRGQNGGSGTTKNVTYPINSTFYNGSNNFNDISFASNHPGGAQFVNADGSVRFIAETIDMALYKCLASVKHGEVTAQQ; encoded by the coding sequence ATGTTACGTAAGCGAGGATTCACATTGGTGGAATTGTTGGTGGTGATTGCCATCATCGGGGTATTGGTGGGGTTGCTGTTGCCGGCCGTGCAAGCGGCTCGGGAAGCGGCCAGGCGGATGAGTTGCAGCAATAACTGCAAGCAGTTGGGGTTGGCATTGCACACCTTCCATGACACTTACGGGCACTTTCCGCCCGGGGCTCAGGAAAACGTGTATCCAGAGCCCAAAAGCGCGTCGGGGCCGACGTACATAAAAGGCACCAGTTGGTTGGTGTTCATCCTGCCTAACATCGAACAGCAGGCGATTTACGAACAGTACGACTTTACGCAGCCCTACACGGCGGAAGTCAACAACATCGTGGGCAACTACGAGATACCCGGCTACAAGTGTCCCTCGGGCGCGGATAACCGGTCCACCAATGGTGCGGAGCGGACCGATGATGGTACCTTCAATCACACCACTCATTACTACGGTGTAATGGGGCCTTCCAGTCGGGCGAATCCTTCGCTGAACGTCTACAACGGTACGACCTACCGATACGTGGTGGGGGCGGCGACCAACAATGGAGCTTACGCCACCGACGGGGCGCTGCAGCAGTACAGGGATAATCCCGGCAGCGTGACCACCAAGCACCGTGTCAAGTTTGCCACGATTCTCGACGGGACGTCCAACACCCTGATGGTCGCCGAACGTTCGATCTCATTGCCACCCGGTCAAACCAATGATTATCGCAGCTGGGTGCGTGGCCAAAACGGTGGTTCGGGCACGACCAAAAACGTGACTTACCCGATCAATTCCACGTTCTATAACGGATCGAATAACTTCAACGACATTAGCTTTGCATCCAACCATCCCGGTGGAGCTCAGTTTGTCAACGCCGATGGCAGCGTCCGATTTATCGCCGAAACCATCGACATGGCGCTCTATAAATGTTTGGCCAGCGTCAAACATGGTGAAGTCACGGCACAGCAGTAG